One stretch of Leishmania panamensis strain MHOM/PA/94/PSC-1 chromosome 29 sequence DNA includes these proteins:
- a CDS encoding hypothetical protein (TriTrypDB/GeneDB-style sysID: LpmP.29.0660) yields MADYSVFSRRRELTRKPIIRRTRSWRGIMQVRFNDSRADRNKIGLQAFFWAPVRIFGLGLLATCSLYYLMGHDSFVHTLLGYESEMQYEARVNPIAEGHSQNFMILDKDRAWKSPVRNLEKPLHPARTFDVLRDPKST; encoded by the coding sequence ATGGCTGACTACTCCGTGTTTTCTCGGCGAAGGGAGCTGACTCGCAAGCCAATTATTCGACGCACCCGCAGCTGGCGTGGTATTATGCAGGTCCGCTTCAACGACAGCCGCGCAGACCGCAACAAGATCGGCCTACAAGCCTTTTTTTGGGCCCCGGTGCGCATCTTTGGCTTGGGTCTTCTTGCCACCTGTAGCCTCTACTACCTGATGGGGCACGACAGCTTCGTGCACACGTTACTAGGCTACGAGTCGGAGATGCAGTACGAGGCACGTGTCAACCCCATCGCAGAGGGACATTCGCAGAATTTTATGATTTTGGATAAGGACCGCGCCTGGAAGTCGCCGGTGCGGAACTTGGAAAAGCCGCTGCATCCGGCGCGCACGTTTgatgtgctgcgcgatcCCAAATCAACTTGA
- a CDS encoding RNA-binding protein, putative (TriTrypDB/GeneDB-style sysID: LpmP.29.0670) — protein sequence MHLAGGRGSFQSRGGGRGGSAAAAHKSAPAPVKRSVVPAFPVIARGTEPVAPKTPSAHLTSRQPTKQRQGLQGSPSMHDDGDDAPPVVMSARRGAAKEENGGFIPPSSPPLQRGRGRGDGRGGFRGGTSAPSSVFSSSGRGYGGSPHPLRRGGHDHTASRHGEEEYNSDEEAGFNSSAAKGGGLTRVITTVTASGTELPKKLNTKVFIDGLPYTYATEPGKPTLEEEVLQFASAWKVGKPLRLIKKPGQGFGFLVLQSPNSVSTAVRVLNGRKFLGRTLRVEEPKPKDLEKIKDIAGMKDMGKDSFTRQVLLTDLAKVAQPEIIREVLRDVAPQLEKKLEAIKMTSQNRKAFLTFATEAEVAPAITFLDGFHLLGRRISATKAAAPGSLPYSHGAARPSCTAGGLVGRSAAVASPAARGSVAAEAEDDEELAIMPLGLEPAKVASAATRRCMPAENASALATGTGSNVTGRTEKYNLLDDGPKDIYVGNVGEDVTEVQLRQHFAPCGAIRKCEILVHPETHLSTGIARVEFALPAYAAYAQERYHGSRLRGCVLRVDRGGTASAPLVAELPPAEAEDDYDEEAYMERYGVKDKRKYFKGTSLAAEMGADPNADGDDSDIEDALLGRDANASEKMKGKRRRGDATAAAPGPAAAKRKRTEASASRRKPVAAAAVANRSDDEDDEEHFFDADTVPVAAAEVSARGSFYSSSKKVAKKSAAAKGRPGKGNVKKAKGR from the coding sequence ATGCACCTTGCAGGAGGCCGGGGGAGCTTTCAAagccgtggtggtggccgcggtggctcagcagcagcggcccaCAAATCTGCCCCTGCGCCGGTGAAGCGCTCTGTCGTTCCCGCCTTCCCAGTTATAGCTCGCGGGACTGAGCCCGTTGCACCGAAGACCCCATCTGCGCATCTTACTTCTCGCCAGCcgacgaagcagcggcaagggCTGCAAGGCAGCCCAAGCATGCatgatgacggcgacgacgcccCGCCGGTGGTGATGAGTGCACGTCGCGGAGCGgccaaagaagagaacggCGGCTTCATCCCACCTagctcgccgccgctgcagcgcggccgTGGGCGAGGCGACGGGCGTGGTGGCTTCCGTGGTGGCACCTCTGCGCCTTCCTCCGTCTTCTCCTCTAGTGGCCGCGGATATGGTGGCTCCCCGCATCCCCTGCGCCGCGGTGGGCATGACCACACTGCTTCTCGCCATGGTGAGGAGGAATACAatagcgacgaggaggcgggcTTCAATTCGAGCGCAGCTAAAGGTGGCGGCCTCACACGCGTCATTaccaccgtcaccgccagcgGCACGGAGCTGCCTAAGAAGCTCAACACCAAAGTCTTTATCGATGGCCTGCCGTACACGTACGCCACCGAGCCTGGAAAGCCCAcgctggaggaagaggtaCTACAGTTCGCGTCGGCGTGGAAGGTTGGCAAGCCACTGCGTCTCATCAAGAAGCCTGGGCAGGGCTTTGGCTTCCTCGTGCTTCAGTCCCCTAATAGCGTGTCCACTGCCGTGCGAGTGCTGAATGGTCGAAAGTTTCTCGGCCGCACCCTCCGCGTCGAGGAGCCGAAGCCAAAGGACTTGGAGAAGATAAAGGATATCGCCGGGATGAAAGACATGGGCAAGGACAGCTTCACACGACAGGTGCTGCTAACGGATTTGGCCAAGGTGGCTCAGCCAGAGATCATccgcgaggtgctgcgcgacgtAGCTccgcagctggagaagaagctgGAGGCGATTAAGATGACCTCGCAGAACCGTAAGGCTTTCCTGACCTTCGCGacagaggcggaggtggcgccaGCCATCACCTTCCTCGACGGTTTCCACCTCCTTGGGCGACGCATCAGTGCCACCAAGGCTGCGGCACCCGGCTCGCTGCCTTACTCACACGGTGCCGCCAGGCCGTCATGCACGGCAGGCGGCCTTGTTGGCAGgagcgccgctgttgcctcGCCCGCGGCCAGGGGGTCTGTGGCTGCAGAGGCCGAGGACGATGAGGAACTCGCCATCATGCCGCTTGGTTTGGAGCCAGCCAAGGTGGCCTCTGCTGCGACTCGTCGTTGCATGCCAGCCGAAAATGCATCTGCTCTtgccaccggcaccggcagTAACGTCACTGGGCGGACGGAGAAGTACAACCTTCTCGACGACGGCCCCAAAGACATCTACGTGGGGAACGTCGGCGAGGATGtgacggaggtgcagctgcggcagcacttCGCACCGTGCGGGGCAATCCGCAAGTGCGAGATCCTCGTGCACCCAGAGACCCACCTATCCACTGGTATTGCTCGTGTCGAGTTTGCGCTGCCAGCCTACGCTGCATACGCGCAGGAGCGCTATCATGGCTCTCGtctgcgcggctgcgtccTGCGCGTGGACCGCGGCGGGACGGCGAGTGCGCCCCTCGTGGCGGAGTTGCCTCCTGCGGAGGCCGAGGACGACTACGACGAGGAGGCTTACATGGAGCGCTACGGCGTGAAAGACAAGAGGAAGTACTTTAAGGGCACTTCGCTCGCGGCCGAGATGGGCGCCGACCCCAACGCcgatggcgacgacagcgacatCGAGGACGCGCTTCTGGGACGTGACGCGAACGCCTCGGAAAAGATGAAGGGCAAGCGCCGGCGTGGTgacgccacagcggcggcaccagggccggcagcagcaaagcgcaAGCGCACCGAGGCGTCGGCGTCAAGGAGAAAGCCAGTAGCAGCCGCGGCTGTTGCCAACCGCAGCgacgatgaggacgacgaggagcaCTTCTTCGATGCGGACACCGTCCCAGTTGCAGCTGCCGAGGTCTCCGCCAGAGGCTCGTTTTATTCCTCGAGCAAGAAGGTGGCGAAGAagtctgccgctgccaaggGGCGGCCCGGTAAAGGCAATGTTAAGAAGGCGAAGGGGCGGTGA